In Chondrinema litorale, a single window of DNA contains:
- a CDS encoding sugar-binding protein, whose amino-acid sequence MKKSIYHKNLKILPAVTLLTMLFILQLNAVSYAQVTEYIQNFDSVDVPTEWVSTSGTYIHSIVEDVDPYTADTVSALQMAINKNSQYSGFTVYFPNDIDISENRFVTIRLRNPEGVHSFEIRFYDTSGASSVISSMVLSEGYNELYFQIGTTINLEALDRMIIRPTTGAEFTTYQGNIYFDYFKIGNNDDLPPESADLLNLYVRDNFNVTSFDIDNTARTVQLEYAGETDATSVRLYTANSGASYWSTNTITSYRNYDAGFTADLTSLLGTITNTYTFSATRIDANLRALISPVTNSLDNANLSNLELDSLGNNILAYLANVVGGTFSGSSITTAEGVTITVSASAHANISTSGAVTYPTGDPVNGSITLTVTENGYSEDITVFLNILPELLPGVYIPPIYKGIDQREIVLPVEVLLGDSTLFSDSLSFDFVVNDTAIIGNFVESYVSGEKTLLLGFDAKEVGPAILDISISNSDSTLKTVKIGVAVESPVTADNKGARYAGKDVRHWQPRPYKTNATNMSGYPVTVSESYKDWRISSSSGDAETNANYFFQGILSGILLPPVSGSYQFSITGDSEGLQALWLTQGLDNSTFPDESDPLNDPQHHLAKLGENGTITLEAGVPYYFEGHHKQIVNDWIVDVRWKRPGDIDFINISDNYIVWFVDFELPEVVTGISSVVGETGALIRWGASTDDQGLKGYHVYSNGKKITDEAIADTELFIDGLTGETDYEIVVVAEDDFGHVSFPSAIHRITTTANTTTEASLPTTFAPTLVTAFKADFSWSTSPEALAYNIYLDGEKLNENIITDTAYHISGLTPEQAYTVELRTVNVSLVESTSASSYSLNTLAFDINNPDEDVLTAEVDVTLNPVAKATGMAVNVGEDASAMPKSETAEFMALMEDFKPGGLRLGAIPANSISYESITGSSSSYFTIGDFVHYSIASGGSYAMICTGPGESTDYFNNPTSTYTKLMEYLGGNSSTTEGAKRAGEGYSDPFLGQLDVIVIELGNEVWGGEAHGVANLAGTDFRDVYLQWVTDVKDAIVASPYYDPEKIIISVNARSPQFPDFQDQIFEELSDDDFPYILSLSGYVGGNLMDSGEDFSDLVANSRLAYHKQSYDRMAYYLANMDKINRKAIEVSGRIWPYFPYESNSTQSNYHGTLGQALLTVDYLHEYVKKGAILPALFAFEGGQWRMVTQEANGTYTKRPLFHLSALSNETTRDGIMLESTTASAQKLTNHYEQEFEFEPVGFHAFNRGGEYVLQLYSREYEEDYVVKVNLPDVGTISNTKMTVVSGESYESSEVTFTETTDITVEDGMLVTVPKYSMVVITFDADDLNLEAPLANVDYTQVTSVNIATSDSSLIIDDSKAYLGVLTSVEPEDAYVTTADVIVLDPDSTGAEMKGSLLYPGTQNGVIQIFARSKSDSTIMSDTLTITIDKSSFEPVSVKALKVSTQPNLTGILDSTWSLAKPNPLTNVVVGQVTPENLSANFRALWDENYLYIHFEITDDFLRTDANAAAPWEWDGVEVFVDALNLKNTSYTAGNDAQYASAYQHDFDQFWNSSSSSKEGVLLNDTVTAQGYNKVLAFPLSTINVSIDTLPYIMGFDAQVNDSDAGSGRENKITWNALVDDAWTNPSSFGELVLDEYRELQGIALTDNDSVTLNADEQYRAYITYTPTNATFTNLSWVSSDTSVATVSTSGNVTAIDEGTAMIVVTSEEGGFMDTLYVEVTKPVTGILLTPSEDAILPVGQTLQLNASVVPADAYLQGIIWTSSDEVVATVDPSGLVTALAEGEVEITATTEHRGFSQTVNVLVNIPVTSVSFQLSSLNMATSGTINLLSFVNIQPSNATIQDLTWASSDSTVAAIDTAGVLSGITDGEVVITVTTVDGAYTDQLTVIVGEGGTVDPGEIDGKVNREFWTDITGYQVSYLTSTEDYPNDPTGSDYLTSLEAVDWDNPTDNQTWYNFYGQRIRGYIHPDTTGTYYFFLSSDDQSELYLSTDDDPENKVLIANISTYSTFNQWDKLASQKSAAITLEKDHKYYVEILHKEASGNDHLRVGWLKPGETGTAPSEIVPSSVLSSFFDTDAISSVTIALNMDIGETLQLDAVIKPYDFPDQNVTWSSSDTSVVAIDSYGEITANGSGMATIKVTTEVGGLTDQLAIIITVSNERFAGDDLDGKQRPSDFEIYPNPVNQEVYVNIPKLDGVINMSLIDIRGIVIEQRDVSNELEQVTFDVSKLANGLYVLRINTEKYSTVQKLQVNH is encoded by the coding sequence ATGAAAAAATCTATTTACCATAAAAATCTAAAAATACTACCTGCGGTAACATTGCTTACCATGCTTTTTATACTGCAATTAAATGCAGTTTCTTATGCTCAAGTAACAGAGTACATCCAGAATTTTGACAGTGTAGATGTGCCTACCGAGTGGGTTTCTACCAGTGGCACTTATATACACAGCATTGTAGAAGATGTTGATCCGTACACAGCAGATACGGTAAGTGCTTTGCAAATGGCAATCAACAAAAACTCACAGTACTCTGGTTTTACAGTATATTTTCCTAATGATATTGATATAAGCGAAAATCGATTTGTAACCATCCGATTACGTAATCCAGAGGGAGTTCATTCTTTCGAAATTCGCTTCTACGATACTTCTGGAGCTTCTTCGGTGATATCAAGCATGGTGCTTTCAGAAGGTTATAATGAGCTCTATTTTCAGATAGGAACCACTATTAATTTAGAAGCTTTAGATAGAATGATTATTCGACCAACCACGGGAGCAGAGTTTACAACCTATCAGGGCAATATCTATTTCGATTATTTTAAAATTGGAAATAACGACGATTTACCGCCAGAATCTGCGGACTTGCTCAATTTATATGTGCGAGATAATTTTAATGTTACTTCTTTTGATATTGACAATACTGCCCGAACAGTACAGCTAGAATATGCAGGTGAAACTGATGCAACTAGCGTAAGGTTGTACACAGCTAATTCGGGTGCATCTTATTGGTCTACCAACACGATTACAAGTTACAGAAATTACGATGCAGGTTTTACTGCCGATCTTACCAGTTTGCTAGGCACAATTACGAACACTTATACTTTTAGTGCTACTAGAATAGATGCAAATCTGCGAGCATTAATTAGCCCTGTCACAAACTCTTTAGATAATGCCAACCTTTCTAATCTAGAATTAGACTCGCTAGGTAATAACATTTTAGCTTATTTGGCAAATGTGGTAGGAGGCACTTTTTCTGGTAGTTCGATTACTACAGCAGAGGGAGTTACAATTACAGTTAGTGCCAGTGCACATGCAAATATAAGCACTTCGGGTGCAGTAACATATCCAACTGGAGATCCTGTGAATGGTTCTATTACTTTAACAGTTACAGAAAATGGCTATTCAGAAGACATAACTGTATTTTTAAATATCTTACCAGAGCTCTTACCGGGAGTTTATATTCCACCTATTTATAAAGGTATAGACCAAAGAGAAATCGTATTGCCAGTAGAAGTTTTATTGGGCGATTCAACTTTATTTTCTGATAGTTTAAGTTTTGATTTTGTAGTGAATGATACTGCTATTATCGGCAATTTTGTAGAGAGCTATGTGTCAGGAGAAAAAACCCTTTTACTCGGTTTTGATGCAAAAGAAGTAGGGCCAGCAATTTTAGATATTAGCATTTCTAATAGCGATTCTACACTTAAAACTGTAAAAATAGGTGTGGCAGTAGAGTCACCAGTTACAGCAGATAACAAAGGTGCTAGATATGCTGGTAAAGATGTAAGGCATTGGCAACCAAGACCATATAAAACCAATGCAACAAATATGAGTGGCTATCCGGTAACTGTTTCTGAGTCTTATAAAGATTGGAGAATAAGTTCAAGTTCTGGTGATGCCGAGACTAACGCTAATTACTTTTTCCAAGGAATTTTGTCTGGTATATTGCTACCACCAGTTTCAGGAAGTTATCAATTCTCAATTACAGGTGATAGTGAAGGTTTACAAGCTTTGTGGTTAACTCAGGGTCTCGATAATTCAACTTTCCCAGATGAAAGTGATCCCTTAAACGATCCACAACATCATTTAGCAAAATTGGGCGAAAATGGGACTATTACGCTAGAAGCTGGCGTGCCTTATTACTTCGAAGGTCACCACAAACAAATTGTAAACGATTGGATAGTAGATGTAAGATGGAAAAGACCGGGTGATATTGACTTTATCAATATCAGCGATAATTACATAGTTTGGTTTGTTGATTTCGAATTGCCAGAAGTAGTTACAGGCATTAGTTCTGTTGTTGGAGAAACCGGAGCATTAATTCGTTGGGGAGCATCTACAGACGATCAAGGATTAAAAGGTTACCATGTTTACTCAAATGGTAAAAAAATTACTGATGAAGCAATTGCAGATACAGAGTTATTTATCGATGGATTAACTGGTGAAACCGATTATGAAATTGTTGTTGTAGCAGAAGACGATTTTGGTCATGTTTCATTCCCATCAGCTATTCATAGAATTACTACGACTGCAAATACAACTACAGAGGCCTCATTGCCAACCACATTTGCACCAACTTTAGTCACTGCATTTAAAGCAGATTTTAGTTGGAGTACATCGCCAGAAGCTTTGGCATATAATATTTATTTGGATGGAGAAAAACTAAACGAAAACATCATTACCGATACAGCTTATCATATAAGCGGATTAACTCCTGAACAAGCTTATACAGTTGAATTAAGAACTGTAAATGTGAGTTTAGTCGAATCTACCAGTGCATCATCTTATAGTTTAAACACGCTGGCATTCGACATCAATAATCCAGATGAGGATGTATTAACAGCAGAGGTGGATGTTACTTTAAATCCGGTAGCGAAGGCAACAGGTATGGCAGTAAATGTTGGTGAAGATGCTTCAGCAATGCCAAAATCTGAAACTGCTGAGTTTATGGCTTTAATGGAAGATTTTAAACCAGGAGGTTTGCGTTTAGGTGCAATTCCGGCAAATAGTATTAGCTACGAAAGCATTACAGGTTCAAGCTCAAGTTACTTTACCATTGGTGATTTTGTACATTATTCTATTGCCAGTGGAGGCAGTTACGCCATGATTTGTACAGGTCCGGGTGAAAGTACTGATTACTTTAACAATCCAACCTCTACCTATACTAAATTAATGGAGTACTTGGGAGGAAATTCTAGTACTACAGAAGGTGCCAAAAGAGCTGGTGAAGGTTATTCCGATCCTTTTCTTGGTCAGTTAGATGTAATCGTGATCGAATTAGGTAACGAAGTTTGGGGTGGCGAAGCACACGGAGTAGCAAACCTTGCAGGAACAGACTTTAGAGATGTGTATTTACAGTGGGTAACAGATGTAAAAGATGCCATTGTTGCTTCACCTTACTACGATCCTGAGAAAATTATTATCTCGGTAAATGCGAGAAGCCCACAATTTCCAGACTTTCAAGATCAGATTTTTGAAGAATTAAGTGATGATGATTTTCCATACATTTTATCTCTTTCTGGATATGTGGGTGGTAATTTGATGGATTCAGGCGAAGATTTCTCTGATCTGGTTGCTAATAGTCGTCTGGCTTATCACAAACAAAGTTACGATCGCATGGCTTACTATCTGGCTAATATGGATAAAATCAATAGAAAAGCCATTGAGGTTTCTGGTAGAATTTGGCCATATTTCCCTTACGAGAGTAACAGTACACAAAGTAACTATCATGGTACTTTGGGGCAGGCATTGCTTACTGTAGATTACCTGCATGAATATGTAAAGAAAGGAGCCATTTTGCCAGCCTTGTTTGCTTTTGAAGGCGGCCAATGGAGAATGGTTACACAAGAAGCTAATGGTACTTATACCAAACGTCCGCTTTTCCATCTTTCAGCTTTGTCTAATGAGACAACCAGAGATGGTATTATGCTAGAATCAACCACTGCATCTGCTCAGAAACTCACCAACCATTACGAGCAAGAGTTTGAATTTGAGCCAGTTGGTTTCCATGCATTTAATAGAGGAGGAGAATATGTGCTGCAATTATATAGTAGAGAATACGAAGAAGATTATGTTGTAAAAGTAAATCTGCCAGATGTAGGTACAATTAGCAATACGAAGATGACAGTCGTTTCAGGTGAATCTTACGAATCTTCAGAAGTAACATTTACAGAAACTACAGATATTACTGTAGAAGATGGTATGCTTGTAACAGTGCCAAAATACAGTATGGTGGTAATCACTTTCGATGCAGATGATTTGAACTTAGAAGCGCCTTTGGCAAATGTAGATTACACACAAGTTACTTCAGTAAACATTGCAACTTCAGATAGTTCACTCATCATCGACGATTCAAAAGCTTACTTGGGTGTTTTAACCAGTGTTGAGCCAGAAGATGCTTATGTTACTACTGCCGATGTAATTGTGCTTGATCCAGATAGCACTGGTGCAGAGATGAAAGGTTCATTGTTATATCCGGGAACTCAAAATGGTGTGATTCAGATTTTTGCTCGCTCAAAAAGTGATTCAACCATAATGAGTGATACATTAACAATTACGATTGATAAATCTAGTTTTGAACCAGTTTCGGTAAAAGCACTTAAGGTGAGCACACAACCGAATTTAACTGGTATACTCGATTCTACATGGAGTTTGGCAAAACCTAATCCGCTTACAAATGTAGTAGTAGGACAGGTTACGCCAGAAAATTTATCAGCCAATTTTAGGGCGCTCTGGGATGAGAATTACCTCTACATCCACTTCGAAATTACCGATGATTTTCTTCGAACAGATGCCAATGCTGCTGCACCTTGGGAGTGGGATGGTGTAGAAGTTTTTGTAGATGCACTTAATCTCAAAAACACCAGTTATACGGCTGGCAATGATGCTCAATATGCTTCTGCCTATCAGCACGATTTTGATCAGTTTTGGAATAGTTCATCATCTTCTAAAGAAGGAGTCTTACTTAATGATACTGTTACTGCCCAAGGTTATAATAAAGTCTTGGCTTTTCCTCTTTCAACCATAAATGTTTCTATAGACACTCTGCCATATATTATGGGTTTTGACGCGCAGGTAAACGATAGTGATGCCGGTTCTGGAAGAGAAAATAAGATTACTTGGAATGCTTTAGTAGACGATGCATGGACAAACCCATCTTCTTTCGGAGAGTTGGTATTGGATGAGTATCGCGAATTACAAGGTATCGCTCTTACTGATAATGATTCTGTAACTCTAAATGCAGATGAGCAATATCGCGCATATATCACTTATACACCTACAAATGCAACCTTTACAAATCTAAGTTGGGTGTCTAGCGATACTTCTGTAGCAACAGTAAGTACTTCTGGAAATGTAACAGCCATTGACGAAGGTACAGCCATGATTGTAGTTACTTCGGAAGAAGGTGGTTTTATGGATACACTTTATGTGGAAGTAACAAAACCAGTTACAGGAATTTTGCTTACACCATCAGAAGATGCGATACTTCCAGTTGGTCAAACTTTACAGCTAAATGCTTCAGTGGTTCCAGCAGATGCTTATTTGCAGGGTATTATCTGGACAAGTTCAGATGAAGTGGTGGCTACGGTAGACCCATCTGGTTTGGTAACAGCATTGGCAGAAGGAGAAGTGGAAATCACAGCGACTACTGAGCATAGAGGTTTTAGTCAAACTGTAAATGTTTTAGTGAATATTCCAGTAACCTCAGTTTCTTTCCAACTTTCTAGCCTTAATATGGCGACGAGTGGTACCATTAATTTACTTTCATTTGTAAATATTCAACCTTCGAATGCGACCATACAAGATTTAACTTGGGCGAGTTCGGATTCTACTGTTGCAGCTATCGATACCGCTGGAGTTCTTTCTGGTATTACAGATGGAGAAGTAGTAATTACAGTAACTACAGTTGATGGTGCTTACACAGACCAGCTCACTGTAATTGTTGGCGAAGGAGGTACAGTTGATCCAGGTGAGATAGATGGAAAAGTAAACAGAGAGTTTTGGACAGATATTACAGGTTATCAAGTATCTTATTTAACAAGTACAGAAGATTACCCTAATGACCCAACTGGTAGTGATTATCTAACAAGTTTAGAAGCAGTCGATTGGGATAACCCAACAGATAACCAGACTTGGTACAACTTCTATGGCCAGAGAATAAGAGGTTATATTCATCCTGATACAACAGGTACTTATTACTTCTTCCTTTCATCAGACGATCAATCAGAATTGTATTTGAGTACTGATGACGATCCTGAGAATAAGGTTTTAATAGCAAATATCTCTACATATTCTACTTTTAACCAATGGGATAAACTTGCTTCTCAGAAGTCTGCAGCCATCACATTAGAAAAAGATCACAAGTATTATGTGGAAATATTGCACAAAGAAGCGAGTGGTAACGATCACTTAAGAGTAGGTTGGTTAAAACCAGGAGAGACGGGTACTGCTCCATCAGAAATTGTTCCGAGTAGTGTGCTTTCTAGCTTCTTTGATACAGATGCGATTTCTAGTGTTACTATAGCTTTAAATATGGATATTGGAGAAACATTGCAACTTGATGCTGTCATCAAACCGTATGATTTCCCTGACCAAAATGTAACATGGTCTTCTAGTGATACTTCTGTAGTTGCGATTGATAGTTATGGAGAGATTACAGCCAACGGTTCTGGTATGGCAACTATTAAAGTTACCACAGAGGTTGGAGGCTTAACCGATCAATTAGCGATAATAATCACAGTTTCCAATGAGCGTTTTGCAGGTGATGATTTAGATGGCAAGCAAAGACCCTCTGATTTTGAAATTTATCCTAATCCGGTAAACCAAGAGGTGTATGTAAATATTCCGAAGTTAGATGGAGTAATTAATATGTCTTTGATAGATATCAGAGGAATAGTAATAGAACAGCGAGATGTTTCTAACGAGTTAGAACAGGTAACCTTCGATGTATCTAAACTTGCGAATGGTTTGTATGTACTCAGAATAAATACTGAAAAGTATAGCACTGTGCAGAAATTGCAAGTAAATCATTAA